tcacaaaacctcccaaaaactcaagaacgatgttttctcctctttctcttttgtttcagcGGCTGGACAAccacaaaacacgacctaggttgCTCCCCCAGTTAAATATCACGGTTTAATGGTTCTCCTCAAACTAAACCGACcaaaaatcgataattaaatcgaaccggtcgaaccagaaaacagtcagtgtcaatcgacacctcctatggtgtcgatcgacaccctcaccaaattaccaaaaaaacgtttgcgggtgttacagatGTACcgttgaaaatatttttattacacatGTTTTATGGTCCATTATtgcaatatttttattacacatATTAGTCTTTACTACAATAAGTGTTAATaactaggttttcacccgcggtacaccgcgagactaaatcataaattattgtattttacaGTGTTCGAAAAAGCGTTCTAGGCGTTTGCCTCCGCCTCGCCTAGGCGCTAGGCACTATAGCACCGCCTAGACGACCGCTTTAACCGCCTAAAATTGCAGTATTAtcattttagtatatttttcaaattttaattgcaCAAAATCTATAAggtttatttctataaacataattataaatgtttaatatgttatttaaagtGAATTGAAATAATGTCTTTacctattttttgtttttgatttaatatttttattattcttatacaCAGTTTTGCAtaattatgtataaaataacggatatataatagtttatagTGTAAATGCCTAAACCGCCTAATATCACCTAAATTCCGAttaagcgttctaggcgctaggcatTGGATCACCGCCTAATTAatgcctagcgctttcttgaacactggtattttaaataatattttttaatttatttagttttcaaattctcaattaattaacttttatctaattaatttataatgttgtttagaatgtttttctgcttcttacgttttatacagtttctaacctaattatattaaatttgttattagatagaatataaaattttaaaacacttagttttgttttctataattaaacagaggtatatatcctatatggtatgttagtgtacatttttatgtgtatacaattttttttactggaatattaagaatgtgttgtagtatgtgtaatattttgtagtttatataataaataatttataagttaatctTCCAAACTATGAcaacaaatctatagtatatgaaataaacaaatagttgtagtgttggttctatagtcaaAACCCGCCATGTTAGGGGAATCATGCAACATgttcaatgatttttaatttacaaaaactcattatacgaaacccgtgaaagtaaaatatagtatgtgaggctaaaagtcactttttatcaaatcaatttttcaaatttttaaagaacaatacctTTTCACTCACctcattataaaataaagaaataaaatatgtctacattaacaattatgtttgtaccttttaaaacacttagtttctattaaaaaaataaatataaatagagttaatttgtttattaaattaattatttaatactaatatcatgcctgtaaataagtgtcaacttcaggatttattttatatatgtctccaaaaatgtatatatagatggcCCAATGGCCTTTTTCCTTTAGTAACCATGTTTCCTCTTCTTTACTAGATCTAGTTTTTTAATTGGTCCACCAGCTTGAAAGTTCAAGCTGATCTGTCATGCTCTGGTGAAAAATatacaagttttattgtattgattttagAGGATATTTGAATCTTAGATCATGATTTTATCTTTGTAATTAAGGAAACCttatagattttcttttttttgttaaccattgggccacaactggctgacccattagccaaattcttaCATTAATAGAAAGcaggactcgatccctggtgtgatggtgtcttctacaaatggacttacttCCTGTCTcatgccactgcactaaggtcacttcacaggTATGTAAATAGTTACTAAAGATTTCATATTCTGTTTTTATGTAGATTCTTTCCCACTTCTGAGAAATCAAACAACTCTTAAATCTATTAAGGTATGTAAATAGTTTAAAAAGGAAATCTAAAATCTTTTATTACTCACTGTTTACCCataatatttgataaaatatacCCAATAACAGGATTGGACTTGCCAAATTATAAAGAGAATTTTATGATTACTACCACATTCAAAACTGATTCTTTCTAGATGTACCACATTGCAAAACACCTTTCAAAGACTACCACACATCTCTTTAAAAATGACTATTATAACATTCCCACTTGTTTCTTTTGCAAAACCATtaagaagtgtttttttttgttttttatttaatataaaacaactctgacaaaagttttttttgtttttttcacttttttttctttctctacttctttacctttgtttttttattataactacATTAATTTTTTCTGGAGATTTAAATATAATGGTGAAcaagtttatattatatatagacaattgtagcaaaaaataaatttagtccACGAATATAAAAATGCACaatgttgaagtttttgatagacaacattgaaattttaaatgGACAACTTTCATACTCTTACAAATTAAACAAGTTATATGAGTTATCCCAAGTAAATAAATTGTGCACAACAATGAAAATTTTGGTGGACAACATTAAATTTTTCGGTAGACAACATTGaaatttttggtggacaacTTTAATACTCTTACATATGAAACAAGTCATATTGACTCTCCCAAATTGTATTGGCGGAcataaatttgaaacaaaaaaacatatgaaatctGGTATACAATAATTATTGTCCATGAAGTTTGTCATTTAGCTAtttgtctttttgtattttggttctttcttctaATATAAATTCATTTTACTTATACACATGATATTTACAACCCATTACATGTAGGTCAGTTTGTCATTTTCTCTTCCTGTTATGGTATATCAGAAAAGGTGTTTTCAATCGTGGTATAACTGGAAAGTTTGAAAGCAAATGTGGTAGATTTAACAAAATTTCCGATTATAAAGATATATACCCACTGGAGCAGTATCAATCTTTCAAGATATTCCAATTTTATAGTAGAAAAATTcctaaataaattgaaaatgaaGAACGCATCTCTCAAGCTTTCGCTCTTGGTTTTCATTCTGGTCATCACATCTAGTAAGTGTTTTTATCTAAACAAAATGATGAAAAGGTTCAATACattttttcttactattttatttttcatttaatttagttttaatataaaatttataatgcATAGAAACATCAAGAAAATTTATTACATTccatttaacaaaaaagtagTGAGGAACTAAtgaagagatgatgatgttttTACATATGCAAATGATGGAGAAGATGTTGGAGCAGAAGCAAGAGAGCTACGTGGagctgatgagaagaagaaactagAGGATTTCGCCGGAAGTTCAAGTTACGCCGGCGGCAGTTATTCTAACATACCGTGCAAGAAGGACTTCGATTGTCTCTTTACATGTCCCAAAGATGGAATCTGCAATGTTGGCTTAAACAAATGTTGGTGTTTCTAATTTCTAAAAAGTGCATTCTAATCTACTCTTATCAATAAGACTTTATTCATCGATGCTTCATAGAGTTTATCAAAGACATAACAAGATTCCCGTTTACATTTCAAGACTAATAACCATAAGcttaagaaaatttaatttgaaagcTTTTGACTCCACccaaaaaataacaacaaaacagTTTTCGTCACTTTTTAACGTCTACACTTGAggcctcttcttccttttgccAGTGATAACCTTGACCTTGAAGAgactgttttttcttcttctccactatCATCACTGTCTAGAACAACAATGGATTCAAGTACTGCTGTTTCTTCCAAGACCGAGTTCTCAAACTCACCTCGCCGACTTCttgcattttcattttgattcaTTTCCAGTTCCGTTTCAGTGTGCGCAAGTACTACCTTGGTTTTGCTAACTTCACTCAACTCTGCAAGTGGTTTCAATGACAGTTTTCGGCTTAGTCTATTGTTGTCACTCTTTGCAGCAGAAGTTTGAAAACTCGGCAAGGTATCCTTACAGGGCTGCTTCACCCCCAGAGAAAGCTTCTTTCCatttgaatttggtttcttgttttctttgcagGCAGCTGAAACTCCATTTGTGAGCTCTTCTTCACCATACAAGTCTTTCTTTTGAGATTGAGGAGGCAAGGCAAGAGATAACTTCTTCCTGCTCGTTTTCATCCCATCATTACCAAATGTGTTCGCCTCACCGAAACCAATCACAGCTTTTCTCTTCCCATTTCCATCCTCTCGTCGATCTTTTGCTTCGGTGTCACAACTCACTGTATGTGCTATGCCTAAGGAGGATTCCACTGTCAACTTCAGCTTAATCCCATCGTCATTGCCAGCTAAAATACTATTTCCACTTTCACAAGCCTTCTCATCTCCATGATTCTAAAGAGACAAAATCAACATTTACATAAAAGCTCATCGAAGATTCAGAGTTTATGAGGAATATATAAGTATAACAAGTTATGCACCTTAATTTGGAGGCTGGTGCTGCATCCATCAGCCTTAACCTTAGCATACTTCTCAGTCATCTCTCGTGCCTTATAATCAAAAGTTTGTCTATTGTATTTATACTCCCTGCTctgtaaacaaaacaataaactttaaagaaacaaaagcaaaaaaacacagagaaataAATGTCTAACAAAAGAGTAGACTTACTACTTCACACATCAAACCATCATCCGGATTCGGTTCACCAAGCAACAACCTTATGCTAGTCAAAACTGTTGAGATATTCAAGGATGGTTGCCAAGCCCCCTATCAGAAAACTATATACTGTTATTGTCCCTTTTTATTAACAAGATTCACAACAGGAGCATTCATGTATTCCACCATCACTACCACTGAGTATCTATCTTTCATGTATTCTCTAATAGCAAAGAACTTCAATTTAACAACACATatcaggcaaaaaaaaaaaaaaatgaaaacaaagtcTCTATCTAACCTTGGGAGGGAGATTTAGGATGTCAAGGCAAATCCGGCCACTGTTATCGATGTTAGGGTGATAAATCGGAGTAGCAAAGGCCACAATTGGTNctaaagaaacaaaatcaacatttAACATAAAAAAGCTCACCGAAGATTCAGATTTTTGTAAAGAAGaataatatcatataataaaCATGCACCTTAACTTGGAAGCTGGTGCTGCATCCATCAGTCTTAACCTTAGCATACTTATCAGTCATCTCTCTTGCCTTATAATCAAAAGTTTGTCTATTGTATTTATACTCCCTACTctgtaaacaaaacaataaactttaaagaaacaaaaagcaaaaaactcAGAGAAAATAAATGTCTAACAAAAGAGTAGACTCACTACTTCACACATCAAACCATCATCCGGATTCGGTTCACCAAGCAGCAACCTTATGCTAGTCAAAACTGTTGAGATATTCAAGGATGGTTGCCAAGCACCCTATCAGAAAACTATACACTGTTATTATCCCTTTTGTATTAACAAGAGCTTTCATGTATTCCATCACTACTACTGATGAGTATCTATCTATCTTTCATGTAATTCTAATAGATGAAACAAAGTCTCTATCTAACCTTGGGAGGGAGATTTAGGATGTCAAGGCAAATCCGGCCACTGTTATCGATGTTAGGGTGATAAATCGGAGTAGCAAAGGCCACAATTGGTGGCTGAAATGGATATCTGATTTAACAAAATTCACATTTAACGATTGATTCAATTTCTAATCAGAACCAACAAAAAGAATAGAGTTTGATAGATTACCTCTCAGGGATTTGAATCTTCACATTGAAGATTCCATTAGCATATACAGTATCTTCAGGACCTTCGATTTcttgaaaaaatcaaaaaccaaagacgactaagaaaaaactcaaaaacacaGGTTAAATCacagagaagaggaagagatccATTAATCAGGCGAAATGAAGAAAAAGCTTACGAGCATCGATGGTGGAGAAATTAGATAAATCGCCGGAGCCAGCGGCGGCGGAAGAGAGATGTGGAAACGAAGCGCCATGTGGTGGATCGGTGAGGAGAAGCTTTAGCTCTTTGTGCATTCTCATGCTTAACCTCGCTGCTTGAGCCATtgattgagaaaaataaatgtctttcttcttcgtcttcgtctcgACAGcttctgattaaaaaaaagatttggggGCTAAAGTGATTTTGGCACTGGCGGGGAACgatttttggattaaaaaattcTCAAGTCCCAATAATTTATGGGCCCAAAACTAATTTGGCCCAAGACTATCTAATTGATTTTAGAGAAAATAGCATATACATCCACTTTTTGTAACTTTAATAATACATACACctactttttgttatttctatACTTTGATCATGTAAAATTACAGATTGTCCCCTAATCAAACTAAATTCaattttaactctcttttcaattctaatatttatttttatttttttctttttttcttcttatttttctctctattttatctttcttttttaatattttttttcgtcaacatttgtttttcattttaataaaaatattgatctTGCGACATTGAATACACCAAACATAGAATAGAAAAGAcgacaaaaatttaaaacattttttttttttagattttcttcTACGAGTGATCTACGAGATTTGGAAGCCTTCTTGCTCCTTCCACCATCAGTTGTACCTGTAGCAAGTTAGGAAGCCTTCTTGCTCTTGTTGAGCGCAATCTTTATGGCTCTCTCGACTCTTCGAGCATCAAATTTCGCTGATCGGTCAGACGAGCCAGTAGAGGGAGACTCAGTCACGACGACAGACTCAGGATCATGATCGGTGAAAACAACAGAAGAAgcactcttcttctccatatcTTCTTCCGGTTCGCTGGATATGCGCACAACCTCAGCGAACGATCTTAGGACACGATCAGCTTCAGATCCAGTCTCTGACCGACTAAGAGATCCAAAGAAACCTTTCTTCTTCGGATCTTCTTCCGGTTCGCCGGATATGCGCACAACAACTTCACTTCCAGTTTTTACCATTTCGCCGATTTTTGcctattttctctctctcttgctgaCCAATTAATATACATGGTATATTTTTTGATTACCATGTATGTAATTTATAAATGGATTAAAACTAcaccaaaataatcaaaaaaaaagattgaaaattaAATGATAAATGATTCATAACAATTTAGAACCAATGAAGTTAGATCAAATTCTCCtctcatgtatatatatctagacACATTGTTTAGCTATGTCTACATACAGTTCTAGAGAACGAAATATGAGAACTGTGAATTTAAAGAGTCTTCTAAAACCTTAAAACTATCTCAATTTTTGGGCTgtgaatagattttttttcctaatgattGTTGTTAAAGTAATAACCTCTTTAACATATTTGATCATCTCAGTTTCACCaaagattgaaaatttgaaGTGATGTTGTTGTCTTGGAACATCTAATCACTTGCAcaattttatatgataagaaaagTCAAACATTTACCTTTGTGTACCTTACATAAGCTCCAAAAACATAtaacacacagaaaaaaaacgaatacaATACAgatgaacaaaataaattgttcAGGGCCGGTCTAACAAAAATGGTGGTCCGGagcgaaattttttttttgaacattttataATTTCGGTATTAAACTCacatatttttaactaaaaatcctaccaaaaaacaaacaataaagtagcaaattcttgaaagaaaacaaaaaaaagctacttaattttttaaagtatgatctctttaaaagaaatataaactactcattgtaattttttttgttgagttttagAATTCTAACcagtctttttaaaaaaaatataaaaaagaaaaggaaagtcaAAATATGCTCACacaaacaattttatttgttaaagtATCTATAGATTTTGAATTAggaaaaattctcaaaaaaacccaactaatttttatttggacgtttaatacccaatagtttttgattggaataaaaatatctGATATATTAAATTAGTGTCAAATAAAACATTATCTTTAAATCTATGCAAAATTCCAACACGGGATTTAACAGCCGTCAACGGCCGTTAGGGAATTACTAACTAGTGTTAAATTTCAGTCACACATGTTTCAAtagatatatacaatatgtttcCGAAGATATTACAATTTGTTGGTGTAGTTTAGTGGTAGCTGGtatgttttgttattgattTAGCCTGGGGTCGAATCCTGCTCTCTCtgcttttttcgtttttttggttatttttttccCCTGAAACCGGTTTTAGTGTTTCACCTTCCACCACCGTGTCCAGATCCCAAGACCTGAAACAATCCGAGCAAAATTCCCTCCGTCTCTTCCACTCCCAATCTCATGTGCTCATGACGACGAACCAATCTCCTCAACGTGTTTCTAATCCCAAGCCAATCGTCTTCCACATAATCACCAAATGCCgcaaaaaatcaaagagagaaGGTACCCTGGATTTAAAACAGACAAGCTACCACTAGACTACATCAACATATTCGAATGTCTtcgtaaacatattatatatatatatatctattgaAACATGTGTGACTTAAATTTAACGTCGGTTAGCAATTCTGTAACGGTCGTTGACGGCTGTTAAGTCCCGTGTTAGAGTTTCTATAGATTTAAAGATAAGGTTTTATTTGACACCAATTTAATATATCAGGTATTTTTATTCTAATCAAAAACAATTGgatattaaacgtccaaataaaaattagttgggGTCTTTTGAAGAATTTTCCCTTTTGAATTATTATGGGCTTAAACCCTACATACAACAAAAATGTGACcatataaaaaattgaaaaaaaaaatgaggccCTAAGCCTAAACTTACCTCGCCTGTCCTATGGGCCGGCCCTGAAATTGTTTATGAGGAAATGGTCACGTTCAACCGCTACTTTCTAATTTAGAAACATGTTTTCCACCAAATACAACTTTTGTGCATAAGAATGAGTTATTGGAATGAATGAAGTTTTAATTGTTCTCAAGTTTGTAATAATACCATGAGAATGatagtttgacaaaaataaattagttgttAAGAATGATGATGGACCATTTCTTAAAAGCTATATTACAATACTATCTATAACCCATACTCTGTTTACTCTCTTAGTAAAAATGAAGAATTTAatgtaacaaaagaaacatatgaTGAATGTTTTTGTCAAATGTAACTTTGATATGATGTTATAAATGTAGAATACacaatataaaagtttttttctcatccataaaatcaaaattattttttgttgactTTAAATATCCCACAAAGACATGATATAGTGATATGTATATCATAGAGTCTAATATATCATCTTGATGCCCGAGAGGTGGTGGGCGAGTGGTAGGACCAGCGTGGGTGAAAGGGTGAAACTCCCACAATCCAAGTTCGGTCCTCCTCTGTTGCTGTTACCAACACCTTATTGGGAAGTCTGTCAGTTGGGTCCAGGCCCAACTGGTTTACCTGGTAGTCAGAACTGCATGCGGTCTGACTACCCCCGGACATTAGTCGGAAAACATTCCAAACTTTGGTTAGGCAGTGCGGTAGTCCAACATCTAGGTGTAACGATGAGTCCACATGGTAGCACTCCGGTTCGTTTCCCCCAAGGCTGACCGGATCAGCCGATCgggtatataatatatatatataccatcttGATCAGATTATATGGAGAGGACCACGAAAAACACCCGAACATCGTTTAACATGAAATAATCAAGTTTACAATCAATGAGTAAAAGAAAATTGAGTATATAAAGCAAAATAATGAATATTAAACCATTCACattctatatatagttttgtctAAGTTGGTGGAAATGGTAACGGAGAGAGTGACACTACAAAACTTCATACGTTAATCACATCAAGAAGATTATGATTTTGTAAGTTGGCAGAagactaaaaaatattatgctCATAgtgaaaattttctatatgaGTTATCAATGATAAAGTTATGGAAAACTTATTTGAAATCATCACCAGTGAGATTGGTAGAAAACATCTgttattgtattattttttttgtttttataaatacttgtaatagttatttgtttaatcaaTATTATGgttgtatattttgttaattatatttttttttttgatatatatatttacgaaaattacatttttcttctaaatcataaaacaataaatacattaaaaagtttgaaatataaaaatcagcaataacaactaaacaaataacatagcaatttttttttggaggatGGGAATGACCTCATTTATACTGCGGTTTACGCCTCAAATGatgagaaagaaaggaaaaatttGTGGTGTTCTCTTCGTAATACAGAGGCCAATTTTGGTTTATCAAACAGGTCATGGATGGTTAAtggggattttaatgagattCTCTTTCCAGCTAAAACCTCAAATGCTAACATTGTTTGTTCTACAAGAGGAATGAGGATGTTTGGTGATTGCCTAGCTGATTTAGGTCTCTTTGATCTTCCGTTTAGTGGTCCTCATTTCACTTGGACAAATAAAAGATCAATAGATCTTACTGGGAAGAAATTAGATCGTTATTTGGTGAACAGGTGTTGGTTGTCAAAGTTCCCATCTAGTCATTGTACCTTTGAGGCTCCAGAGTTTTCAGATCACTCACCTTGCTTTATTCAGCTCGTCACGCCTCCTCCTTCTTATGGTATCCgtccttttaagtttttttctctcttaacaAAGCATCCAAAGTTTTTGGACTATGTGTTTGAAGCTTGGGTTCAGGCTGGTGTTCATGTGTCTACTCTTAAAGACTTTTGTTTCAAGCTGAAAAAGATGAAAGGCCCTATGAAGTCTTTGATGAGGGATAATTTTAGTGACTTAGAGAAGAAAGTAGTTGAGGCCCACTCTAAGCTTGTTTCCCTTCAGCTGTTAGCCTTGAATGATCCTTCTCCAGTCAATCTTCAGAATGAATTATTAGCGAAAGACGTGTGGATGCATCTTAGTCATGCTGAGGAATGTTTTTTCAAAGAGAAATATCGTCTCACATGGTTAGGTGAGGGTGATTTTAACACTTCTTTCTTCCATAAGGTCTCTATGGCCAGAAATGCAGGGAACGCCATAAAACTCTTGTTAAAGCCAGATGGTTCTGCCACATCATCTCTCAAGGAAGTTCATGAGCTAGTTGTAGATCACTGTGCTGGAACTTTGCAGACAATTAAGGGTCGGTTTTTTTCCTCATTTGCATGTGTTTCTTGAATCTTTGATCCAATCTACTTGCTTGATGGCACAACAATCTTCTCTGTCCTCTCCTTTCTCAAATGAAGCAATCAAGACTTGCCTGTTCAAAATGCCTCTTAATAAAACTCCAGGACCAGATGGATTTCCTGTTGAGTTTTTTAAGTCGGCTTGGTCTATTATTGGGCAGGATTTAACAATGGGAGTGCAACAATTCTTTCTGGATTCTTTTATCCCATCCGCCTTAAACTCGACAAGTCTTATCCTTATTCCTAAAATTCCAGGGACAGTTGATGTGAGGGATTTTCGTCCTATCTCTTGTCTTAACACGGCTTACAATATCATATCTCGGCTTTTATTAGACAGGttaaagtttcttcttcctgatCTTATACTTCCTAATCAAACCGCCTTTATTAAGGATAGGCTACTATTGGAGAATGTGCTATTGGCCTCAGAAGTTCTGCAAGGCTATCATCTTACTTCAGGTGAAGAAAGAATCAAGCTGAAAGTGGACATTTCTAAGGCCTTTGATTCGGTCAGATGGGACTTTCTTCTTAGCTCTCTTCATGCTTATAAGATTCATCGGGGTTTCATTAAGTGGATTAGAGCATGTGTCTTCCTCCCTTCGTTCAGTGTTAGTATTAATGGGGTTTCTTCAGGCTTTTTAAAGGAAAGACAGGTTTGCGCCAAGGAGATCCGTTATCCCCCGTTCTGTTTGTTATGATAATGAATGTGTTATCTCTAATGTTGAACAAAGCAGCAGAAGAAGGTTCTTTCAGTTACCATCCTGGTTGTGAGGATCTTAAGCTTACACATCTTTGTTTTGCGGACGATTTATTAATCTTCTTAGAGGGCTCTGAGCACTCTTTGAGAGGAGTTATGTCAGTCCTCTCAGAATTTGAGGAAATGTTCAGACTGGGAATGAATATTGAGAAGACCTCCATGTTTTGTTCCGGTTTAAGTCAGAGTAGTTTGAAAAGGTTGCATTTACTATTCAATCTGAAGCACGTCTCACTTCCAGTCAGGAACTTGGGCCTTCATTTATGTTCAAAAAAACTTTCGGTAAGAGATTGTGATCCCTTGTTGTctcaaataagaaagaaattaaactcATGGACTCACAAGTTTCTGAGTTTATCAGGAAGGTTAACACTTATCTCTACTGTTATTTCGGGCATTATTGGTTTTTAGAATAGTGCTTTCTTCCTTCTGAAGCAAGTTATTAAGAGGATCAATAGCCTCTGCAGTTCTTTTCTATGGCGAGGCAAGATCGATTCTCCCTCGGGCGCCAAAGTGTCATGGTATGACATATGCTTCCCTAAGCTAGAGGGTGGTCTTGGTTTAAGGAACATTAGTAGTTGGAATGAGACTTGTGCCTTGAAACTTATTTGGATGCTATTTTTTAGAGCTGGTTCTTTGTGGGTGACATGGATTAGAAgtaagtatttttctaaatctCCTCTGTGGACGCTCAATGAGAAAAATGTTGCTTACTCTtggaattttagaaaattacttAAGCTCCGTCCCAAAGCTCTTAAATTTTTAAGCATCAATATCGGCAATGGTGATTCTACCTTCTTTTGGTGGGATCCATGGACTCATTTTGGTTCTCTCTACCATTTTCTAGGCTCAGACGGTCCTAGTCTATTAGGGATCCCTCTGCTTTCAACTGTGGCTGAATTGAGAATTGAAGATGGTTGGTCTCTCCCTAATGCTAGATCAGAGAGACAAGTTCTTCTCCCCTCTTTACTCTCTACCATTACCATGTCTACTTCAAATGATACTCCGGTTTGGGCTCTTGATCATATAGCTTACAGGTATTTCTCTTTAAAAGTTGTGTGGAATGATGTTAGGATTTCAAAATCTGATAAATCTTGGGCTCCGCTTGTTTGGCACAAAGCTGCAATCCCAAGACATGCTATAACCACTTGGTTGTTCATTCTCAATCGTAATCCTACTCTTGATCGTTTATCTACTTGGAGTTATGATGTTGAGTTAGACTGTCTCCTTTGTGGGTTAGGCCATGAATCACGAAATCATATGTTTTTTAACTGTGCATTCTCTGCTGAGGTTTGGAACTTGATAACGAATAAGCTTCAGATTTCTACTTCTCTGGTTTTATGGGATCAGATCCTCTTTTGGCTGCCAAGGTCTTCAGTTCCAAAGCACAAAAAAACTTTCTCCCCTTCAAGGATGGCAGGGTGCGATCTATGAACCATGGCGAGAGAGAAATAGGCGGTTTCATGATGGTATCTCGCTATCTGCAGTTACTCTTACAAAGATCATTCTTTCTACCATGGAGGATAAGTGTAAAACAATGACTCAGCTGGGCTTAAAACATGAGATTTCCATTCTTCATTGCTGGATTTCCTAAGGTTGTGTTGGTTTACCGAT
The Camelina sativa cultivar DH55 chromosome 15, Cs, whole genome shotgun sequence DNA segment above includes these coding regions:
- the LOC104747001 gene encoding probable ubiquitin-conjugating enzyme E2 37 isoform X2 produces the protein MAQAARLSMRMHKELKLLLTDPPHGASFPHLSSAAAGSGDLSNFSTIDAQIEGPEDTVYANGIFNVKIQIPERYPFQPPIVAFATPIYHPNIDNSGRICLDILNLPPKGAWQPSLNISTVLTSIRLLLGEPNPDDGLMCEVSREYKYNRQTFDYKAREMTDKYAKVKTDGCSTSFQVKNHGDEKACESGNSILAGNDDGIKLKLTVESSLGIAHTVSCDTEAKDRREDGNGKRKAVIGFGEANTFGNDGMKTSRKKLSLALPPQSQKKDLYGEEELTNGVSAACKENKKPNSNGKKLSLGVKQPCKDTLPSFQTSAAKSDNNRLSRKLSLKPLAELSEVSKTKVVLAHTETELEMNQNENARSRRGEFENSVLEETAVLESIVVLDSDDSGEEEKTVSSRSRLSLAKGRRGLKCRR
- the LOC104747001 gene encoding probable ubiquitin-conjugating enzyme E2 37 isoform X3, with the translated sequence MAQAARLSMRMHKELKLLLTDPPHGASFPHLSSAAAGSGDLSNFSTIDAQIEGPEDTVYANGIFNVKIQIPERYPFQPPIVAFATPIYHPNIDNSGRICLDILNLPPKGAWQPSLNISTVLTSIRLLLGEPNPDDGLMCEVSREYKYNRQTFDYKAREMTEKYAKVKADGCSTSLQIKNHGDEKACESGNSILAGNDDGIKLKLTVESSLGIAHTVSCDTEAKDRREDGNGKRKAVIGFGEANTFGNDGMKTSRKKLSLALPPQSQKKDLYGEEELTNGVSAACKENKKPNSNGKKLSLGVKQPCKDTLPSFQTSAAKSDNNRLSRKLSLKPLAELSEVSKTKVVLAHTETELEMNQNENARSRRGEFENSVLEETAVLESIVVLDSDDSGEEEKTVSSRSRLSLAKGRRGLKCRR
- the LOC104747001 gene encoding probable ubiquitin-conjugating enzyme E2 37 isoform X1: MAQAARLSMRMHKELKLLLTDPPHGASFPHLSSAAAGSGDLSNFSTIDAQIEGPEDTVYANGIFNVKIQIPERYPFQPPIVAFATPIYHPNIDNSGRICLDILNLPPKGAWQPSLNISTVLTSIRLLLGEPNPDDGLMCEVSREYKYNRQTFDYKAREMTEKYAKVKADGCSTSLQIKNHGDEKACESGNSILAGNDDGIKLKLTVESSLGIAHTVSCDTEAKDRREDGNGKRKAVIGFGEANTFGNDGMKTSRKKLSLALPPQSQKKDLYGEEELTNGVSAACKENKKPNSNGKKLSLGVKQPCKDTLPSFQTSAAKSDNNRLSRKLSLKPLAELSEVSKTKVVLAHTETELEMNQNENARSRRGEFENSVLEETAVLESIVVLDSDDSGEEEKTVSSRSRLSLAKGRRGLKCRR